DNA sequence from the Cryptococcus decagattii chromosome 5, complete sequence genome:
aaaaaaaagatcCGCAAAAACACGCTAACGTACCACGAACAAATGCAAGCTCAAGCAGAATAACTGATATGTTGAAATAGCCAAATAGGTTTAGAGGATCTAGAAAGTAAGGCGCAGCATAGTGGCCAACGCGAGATGAAAATCAACCGATCAGTGTTATATTAAGTTACTATTAATTAAATTATATACTCTTCTATTAATAGTGTACGAGCACAATACGCACGTAGGTAAATTGCTGAATATAACCAACCGGTCATCCTCTGTGTCGTGCCTCGCGAGCGATTAACTACACTGTTTTGTTTTCGAGGTGAGTCACTACCGTAAGTACTATTAATTAATTACCACTAGTATAGCTTTCCTTATGGGTTGAAGCTATTTTATATTCCTATCAATCATTATCCAAAATAAACCCGATGACTTATGGCCAATCGGGTGCAGCTGCTACATCATCCTGGCTCGACCCACCCATCGCTATCCGACGGGCCGGATGGGTTTGATCGCTCATGGTTCATGGGCAAATGGGACGTCGTGTGGAGTACTCTGCCCATGTGGAAGGTAAGTCTTATCTCTTCTTTACAATAATTGGCTAATTGAATGACTTCATCTAACAAGGACAAAAAAGGTAAGCCGAACTGTCATGGCGGGTGTGGGTGATACCTTCCGTGCCAAAAGGTTAATCATTGCGATAGATGTAACGATCACCTATACTCCCACGAACAGGCGGTATGAAACACGAATTGTAGAATTTGAAGATTTGGTGGAGTATAGAGCAAGATCAAGCACCGACGGCAGCAAGACTTATACGAGCAAGTGTCAGAATAAGGAACCTAGCGGACGTGCTAACGATATTGCAGTAAGGGGAATTGATACTTTGTCACTTGCGTAAGTAATACATGCTTTTTCAAAAAGTTTCGAGATTCATCTTGATGATGCATGTTTATCTAGATCTAATGGGGCTACTTTTGATTGGAAAGGCAAAGGACTTCTATTCTTCGTCCATTCTCACTGGGAAGTGCTCGGGTACGGGAAAGATGTCGAGCAAGGACTAGAGTGGGCGGTTACGTGTAAGTAATCTTTGCGATTGGCTTCCCTCCTAATAATTATGCAAGATTTCTCCAAAACGTTGTTCACCCCAGCAGGTATCGACATCTACATCAGAACCATTCCTTTCTCATCTAAACCACGAAATTTCACTGCTCATGAGGCCTTGTTGCAACGGTTGATAAATGAGGCCCAAAACAGCGATGTGGACAGCATAAGGAACCTAGCAAAGCAGGGATTTAGAGTTCCTGGGAATGTCTGATCACAATGTGGCGGTTTATGGAATACATTGTCGTCTTTCTCGTTGAATGTAAACATAAATATCCATAAGCCGCATTCCAATATTGCGGATCTTGTATGAATTGTTTATATTGTCAAGATTTCTACCCCATCGTCTGTGATTAATACCTGATGCTCGAATTGGGCAGCCCGAGCTCCCGTCTGAGACCGTAGTTTCTTAGCATACCTCCCTGAGTAAAATTATGTACACTCACCTCTGTCGCCAACgtccatccatcatcccATAAATCACCCCTCGACTTGGCGCCTTGTACGAGACAAGGTTCAATAGTGAAGCAATCTCCTGGCATCATTTTTCCCGGCTCTGAGTTCACTTCAAACAGCCAGAGAATAAGCTATCGGTAAATATCTCCTCTGGAGAGGGATGAATGAAGGCTTGGGATACGTACCATCATGGAAAATCCACGGTGGTTGGTGGAACACTTTGCCGATACCATGTCCTGATATCTGGGAATTCACAGAAAATCCATGTCTCCTAGAGAATTCACTGGGGCAATAATCAGACTGGTTGCTCTTTTCAAGTCATTCCAAAACGCTGAGCTCACCCAATCACCTTTCCAATTTCGCTGATTTGCACGCCTGGTTTACACACTCGAATGCCCAGATCTAGTGCTTCTTGGGTAGCGGAAACAAGCTCACGTCCAAGCTTGTCAACTTCAGGAAGGACGAATGTGGCTGATGTGTCTCCATGGTATCCGTTCAGATAGATTGTCAGGTCGATATTTATGATGTCTTGGGGATGTAGAGGGCGGCTGCGCGAATATGATCAGTGCTAAACCTTCTTTAGCCAGAATTCGACTCGCTCGTCAGGTATACCATCTATACACCGAAAGTATGAGTAGCTACACATAAACGACGTCTATGGGCTGACCTACGAACAATAACATTGTTGATAGACGTCGTGCAGCTTTTAGGATAGTTGGAGTACCccagaggagaaggataagCGCCATGCTCAATGATCATTTTATGAATGGCTTTGTCTAACTGGGCTGTCGTTATTCCTGGCTGCTTAACGGTTAATCCATATAACCACAAATTGGGAGAAATGGATGTTTACCTTTACAACACTGTCGCCTGCTCTCTTCAGAATCTCTGCGGCAACTTTGCAAGCCATTCGGacatctctctcctccttaCTGCCCATACCTATCCTCCCCCCTTCAGTTTCATTATCTACTCCCATCTCTGGAGTATTATGCTCCCCCCATGGGGCGGTAAAAAAGTTGCTTGGCACATACTGCGGGCGACGGATATGGTCTGGAACCGGTAGGGGTTCCGGGTAGGATGTGATGGCTGAGGAAgacaaaagaagaggatagGAACCAAAGCGCGAAGGGCCTGGATGATACTGCCTCTTGAATATTTGTGAAGACACTCTGAACATGGAAACGGGAGGTGACTACCGTCTTTACTCAAAATTACAGTTTTCTCTTTGTGGGTGACTGATAGCTGGCTGGTCAACCTCCACTCTTCCACCTGCCTCACCATTGGGGCACGTGCCACATGCCGGGAATAACGGTTCTCTCCCCTTTGTGCCTGGCCGTGGGGCTACGGTCGTCGCGACTGGTCATCATCACGCATCTTGCATTCACGATTCGACCTTGCTATTCCACCCATCCATCATTTCTGCTTTCCGGTCTCACACGTAACTGGCGATGGGTACGTCTACACCATTACTACCAACCTGACTCCGCTCATTACATCCTAGGCATCTTTACTCACTCTGCAGAGGACGACGTCCTTGTCTCCGCCTCTTTCCCTGAAACTAATGCATTCGGCAGTAAGTTCTTTCCAAGCCATACGCTCCTCGGTTGACCATCTGGAACAGACGTCGTTAATGGGGAGAACAACAACATCTTACTCCATTTGATCAACTCTGGATCCAAAAACTACACCCTCGTGTCTGCTTCCGCTAGCTATCATGATCCTGCCAACCACTGGGCCCTGGTCAGTAATATTGCCTTCCTCTGTCGTACTCCTAACTTACTGTTTTTTCGGCCGTAGGTGAAGAATGCGACCACCTTAAAATATGGCGTCCCTCTTGTTGGTGGCGCTAACTTCTCCGCCCCCTACCATGTGTACTCTGAGTAGGTTTTTATCGCCGTTGTTATCTGTTCTCTGTTCTAACGTAAAGACAGATTCCGTCCCCAGGAACTTGGTCTCACTGTTACAGTCAATCTTGCCGAGACTGGCGCGAAGGATTTACGTTCCATTACTGCCATGAACCGGACTGTTTCTATTGTTGAAGCCCCTGGTTCTTGGCTCGATTTCCaactcatcttcctttaTCTTATCCTTGGTACCGCTCTTACCCTTGGCGGCTGGTGGGCATATGACTCCTACTTTGCGCCTAAGAGCAAGGGtaaggggaagaagaagtccGGTCTTGGGCCTAAGAAAGTCCAGGCTGTTGTGCCCGGGAAGGAGAGTGTATACCCAGAAGTCAAGCCATACGAGGAGGAATGGATCCCAGAACAGCTTCTGAAGAACAAGCATAAtaagctgaagaagagaaacgTAGACGGAGCCAGCTCGGCTGGGGAAGTGACCAGCGGCGGTGAGACAAGTGGGGCGGAAGGtaaagggaagaagaggaaaggcAAGAAGGCGTAGATTGCTTTGGTTATGCAtgcattctcttctttACACTGATATCGCAGCACCTGCATCATCATTCTACCAGCCACTACCTCATCTGCGCATGGTTTTCGGGTCACCATTCAATGACTCCAATTATGTCAGAATGACCATAATGATCATTACCTATGTGCTCAACAAGAGGCAAATCCGTTAGGACATGTGAGCGACTGTTTACCCTCTCCATCAAATTGGAAACGGCTGTTCCACAGTAATTAGAATAGCACCAAGTTAGCCAATCTATAATGATTAAGCTAAGCGACGATGTCTTGAGCCGCTAAAGGATAAGGCAGGAGGATTACATGGATAGCATTTCTGGCTCCATAAACGAGAAGAATCCATGCCCTTGGTGGTGCCCAGTGGAGCGCTAACGGGGGGCACCGGGAGGGAGAATTTAAGATATGGACGGAAGACGTGACGAGGGAAGTTCAGATGAAAACATTAAGTGGAATAAGTATTTTGGATGATAGGGATATTCAAGGGG
Encoded proteins:
- a CDS encoding methionine aminopeptidase, type I encodes the protein MGVDNETEGGRIGMGSKEERDVRMACKVAAEILKRAGDSVVKPGITTAQLDKAIHKMIIEHGAYPSPLGYSNYPKSCTTSINNVIVHGIPDDRPLHPQDIINIDLTIYLNGYHGDTSATFVLPEVDKLGRELVSATQEALDLGIRVCKPGVQISEIGKVIGEFSRRHGFSVNSQISGHGIGKVFHQPPWIFHDVNSEPGKMMPGDCFTIEPCLVQGAKSRGDLWDDGWTLATETGARAAQFEHQVLITDDGVEILTI